The following proteins are co-located in the Malus sylvestris chromosome 13, drMalSylv7.2, whole genome shotgun sequence genome:
- the LOC126595427 gene encoding uncharacterized protein LOC126595427 yields MLGTRSSDCVLLEFEPEIEKILREIRREQREVSEKEKQQESKMALVQNETMGDLDMLTIPESPSSIALPAVARNYELKTIHFNMMPSFHGMSTEDPLAHIRDIFNMVSNMALVEGVTEEHLRMKVFPYTMKDKAKTWLNSLRPRTLTSWNDIQNKFLEKFFSTQKTDTLRDSIMQFTQQADETFSEAWERFNNLLIQCPHHGLPTLVLMRIFYKGLTVSSKAAVNNYAGGSIKNRTPTECQALFDTLALETQHSEARGRRAGVFEINNSTEFASKAQVDVIASKLDTLLSMNGIASVQEVCSICAVPGHATVGCPYSVDFPEFVQEQANMVNAYRRPGNDPYSNTYNQGWRNHPNLSWVNNQNVQKPPSGFQPQEKKNNLEDVIAQLAGNVNTLSVNTNQFMSKTETTLQNQAASIKNLEIQMGQLAHSLAVREKGSFPSQTEVNPRNHEQAKAITLRRGKQVKTAADFEKNNEEEKVETISQEEHPLSDVVQPLAILGTTSKASPQSFIAATPLPKPVVQPVKPYVPPIPFPQRLKKNMLDEKYFKFLEMFKKLEINIPFADALEQMPNYAKFMKDIISKKRKFGDHEKIQLTEECSAILQRKLPLKQKDRGSFKIPCIIGTNLFEKALCDLGSSINLLPLSVAKTIGIGEIKPTTVSLQMADRSIAYPEGIIEDVLVKVDKQISWCWIWKKIMRLS; encoded by the coding sequence ATGCTTGGTACTCGTTCGTCGGATTGTGTATTACTTGAGTTTGAACCAGAAATTGAGAAAATACTCCGTGAAATCCGAAGAGAACAAAGAGAAGTCAGTGAGAAAGAAAAGCAGCAAGAGAGCAAGATGGCGTTAGTTCAGAATGAAACGATGGGAGATCTTGATATGCTAACCATTCCGGAATCACCGTCGAGCATAGCTCTTCCTGCAGTTGCAAGGAATTATGAATTGAAGACTATCCACTTTAATATGATGCCTTCTTTTCATGGCATGAGCACTGAAGATCCATTGGCACATATTAGAGATATCTTCAATATGGTGTCCAACATGGCATTGGTAGAAGGAGTCACCGAGGAACATCTCAGGATGAAGGTCTTTCCATACACTATGAAAGACAAAGCGAAGACTTGGTTGAATTCTTTGAGGCCTAGAACCTTGACGAGTTGGAACGATATTCAGAATAAATTTTTGGAGAAATTCTTCTCGACCCAGAAGACCGATACCCTTAGAGatagtatcatgcagttcactCAACAGGCAGATGAGACGTTTTCTGAGGCATGGGAGAGATTTAATAATTTGTTGATTCAGTGTCCGCACCATGGTTTGCCTACTCTAGTTCTCATGCGGATATTTTATAAAGGATTAACAGTTTCAAGCAAAGCTGCAGTGAACAACTATGCAGGGGGATCAATTAAGAACAGGACGCCAACCGAATGTCAAGCACTTTTTGATACTCTAGCACTCGAAACACAACATTCTGAAGCAAGAGGAAGACGGGCAGGAGTTTTTGAGATTAATAATTCTACCGAATTTGCTTCAAAGGCACAAGTCGATGTGATTGCTAGTAAACTTGACACTTTGCTTTCTATGAATGGGATAGCATCAGTTCAAGAGGTTTGTTCCATATGTGCAGTTCCTGGTCATGCCACAGTTGGTTGTCCGTATAGTGTTGATTTTCCAGAATTTGTTCAAGAGCAAGCGAACATGGTGAATGCTTACAGACGTCCTGGTAACGATCCATACTCCAATACTTATAATCAAGGATGGAGAAACCATCCAAATCTCTCATGGGTTAATAATCAGAATGTACAAAAGCCACCATCTGGTTTCCAACCTcaagagaagaagaataatttggaagATGTCATTGCACAGCTTGCTGGTAACGTGAATACTCTTTCTGTCAATACAAATCAATTTATGAGCAAAACTGAGACAACTCTTCAGAACCAGGctgcttcaataaaaaatttggagATTCAAATGGGGCAGTTAGCTCATTCTTTGGCAGTTAGAGAAAAAGGTTCTTTTCCAAGCCAAACTGAAGTTAATCCGAGAAACCATGAGCAAGCTAAAGCAATAACTCTTCGAAGAGGGAAACAAGTGAAAACAGCAGCTGATTTTGAGAAAAACAATGAGGAAGAAAAGGTAGAAACCATTTCACAAGAGGAGCATCCACTGTCCGATGTTGTACAGCCACTAGCTATACTGGGAAccacttcaaaagcttcaccacaatcATTCATTGCAGCCACGCCACTCCCTAAGCCTGTTGTCCAACCCGTGAAGCCATATGTGCCCCCTATTCCTTTTCCTCAACGGCtcaagaagaatatgttagatgaGAAGTATTTCAAATTCTTAGAGATGTTTAAGAAATTGGAGATTAATATTCCATTTGCCGATGCTTTGGAGCAGATGCCGAATTATGCTAAATTCATGAAGGATATCatctcaaagaaaagaaaatttggtGATCATGAGAAGATTCAGTTGACAGAAGAATGCAGTGCAATCCTTCAAAGAAAGCTTCCGCTCAAGCAAAAAGATAGAGGGAGTTTCAAAATTCCATGCATTATTGGCACTAATTTATTTGAAAAAGCATTATGTGATTTGGGGtctagtattaatttattaccTTTATCTGTTGCTAAGACCATTGGAATAGGTGAAATTAAACCCACTACTGTTTCTTTGCAGATGGCGGATAGATCAATTGCATATCCAGAGGGAATTATCGAAGATGTGTTAGTGAAGGTTGACAAGCAGATTTCTTGGTGTTGGATATGGAAGAAGATTATGAGACTCAGTTGA